In Tachysurus vachellii isolate PV-2020 chromosome 24, HZAU_Pvac_v1, whole genome shotgun sequence, the sequence AGTTCAGCGTGGTGCCATGTAGTTAAACAGATTCAATATGCATAAGGTCCAAGTGGAGCGTTCTCAAGGGGGGGATGATGTGCTTAGGGattatatagttttctttttttttttaaaggaagcaCACAATATGAGGAACTGAATGAAATGTAAGGGTTGGCTTGACAGACTTGATTGTGgtcagtgcaaaaaataaattaccaaACCACAGAATGTTTCCTACTGATTTTGTTTCAACAttgtctggattttttttttccctatgcAGAACTTTGCCATCCTGTATAGACTCTTTTTATCGTTCAATCTCGTCCTCATGAGTCGGGCTCATGGTGCAGACGTTTCTGTGGTTCCTGTTCCAAACCGGCCCACTGGGCCACTCGTGCTTAACGCGGTTTTAATGGCGCTTCGCTCCGCTTTGCGCTCCCAGCGCAATTAGCCCGTTATTCCGCGCCTACTCAGCCACACGCGCACATCAGCGCAGCGCCGGTGTCATCTGCACCCGGATTCGGCGTTAACGAggcggtttttttttttttctttctttcctggcACGGGAGCGCGCCTCGGCCTGAGTGGATCCCACCTAAGCGCGCTCACGTCATTGGAATCTTTTAATGAGCCGCACGGAGTAACACACACAGCGACTTTTAACACAAAATATGACTGAATGAACTATCATATAATTCTcagaaatatgtttaaaaatgtagctAGTTTAGATAAGGTCTActctacaaataaatatttttatttcttttttttttcagggatattattaataacaaagcTACACTAGAAACATCTCTGTGATTACACATAATATTAAACTAATTTATAACTACACGTCCTAAACCTGTCATTTATCTTattcacacactaaacaaaaaTAGAACATAACAGTTGTTTGTGATCATAAACAtctcatttaaacaaataaacaaacaaacaaaccatgaTTAAAATCACTCATTTGTTGAGCTCTTGTTCTGCTTATAAATTTATAACTCATTCATTTTTAACTctgaatttaacacaaaaaaggaTGTGAAccacagacagtgtaacattaGCGTTATTGTTTGTGAGGTGactaactataatataatataatataatataatataatataatataatataatataatgagcTGTAGAGCAGGTTTAgtggatgtgtgtttgttattagcTCTTAATGCTAACGGCGCCATTTTGATTGCCTCCGTCATGCAAATGGCCGCTCGAGCGGTTGATCTTGAACGGTTGCCAAGGCGATGTAAAGCGAGCCCTTGTTTTTCTCCCTCGAGCGCATTTCATATAGGATgagtaaaaaaactaaaaaaaaaacttttccccGCTCCAGGTGCCAGAAAGAAGCTATGAATAAtggtcttcttctttcttcttcagaaGGCTGGAGGGCAGCTGGGCCTATAGGAGGCCAGTCATTCCCACAGGCCTGAAAAGAGTGATTATGTAGAACAGATAGGCCACAACGAGGGAGGGGAACAAACAACCATGTTTACTCCCCCTTAAACTTTACACAATTAAAGGGCACATTTAGGacgtgctggtgtgtgtgtgtgtgtgtgtgagagagagagagagagagagagagagagagagagagagagaaagaaagaggtaaagcctcagtctgtgtgtgtgagagagagaaatagagagttAAagcatcagtctgtgtgtgtgtgtgagagagagcgagagagttaaagcatcagtctgtgtgtgtgtgtgtgtgtgtgtgtgaaagaaagaaagagagagagagagagagagagagagagagagagagagagttaaagcatCAGtccagttggtgtgtgtgtgtgtgtgtgtgtgtgtgtgtgtgtgtgtgtgtgtgtgtgtgtgtgtgaaagaaagagcgagagagagagagagttaatgcatctgtgtgtgtgtgaaagagagagagagttaaagcatcagtctgtgtgtgtttgtgtgtgtgtgtgtgtgtgtgtgtgtgtgtgtctgtctgtgtgtgtgtgtgtgtgtgaagaacgCTGGACATTTATCTTTAACAGTTCACGACaaggattctgtgtgtgtgtgtgtgtgtgtgtgtgtgtgtgtgtttgtgtgtctgtgtgtgtgagttttgaaTAAGGGTTGCATTTAAGATATTTAATGATGTATTGGAGTCTAAAAGACAGTTTCTAACTGATTGAAGGCCAAATGTAAAATAGGCTGCAAGTTCCATCCCAGTGAAAGTGTCACAACTAATGATCTATTATGAAATATTATGAgttatgaattatatatatatatatatatatatatatatatatatatatatatatatatatatatatatatatatatatattagtttagtttaatattatatcttTACATGGCTAGGATGACAATAAGACTTGATATACTGTTATAATCCTGGGAAACAGCTGTAGGACGTTTGTTAGTTTTTAGCATTacatttcaaaaaatatttttatattatgggTGAAATATGTACAAACTCTGCTGGAGTTCTAAACAATGTTTAACTCatgaaagttaaaaaataactaaataaatatcaatatttaaaaaccattaaattctatttaaaaccaCACTGAAACCAGTATATATGCAGTTCTGTACAGTATAATGACTTGTGTAAGCCATAATTTTGAAGACCATTAATATTATtgtctgttaaataaaataaatagtcatGGGACTAGTGATATGTTTGCACCCTGAGAACTTAAAATGTGcagctaattattattattattattattattattattattattattattacatttgacTTGACCCCATTCAAGAAAAACGCAACAGACATCAGATTAAAAACTAAGTTTAGCTTTATAAAGCTTTATAGCTTTAAATCAGTTCTCTGTCAGATACAAGAATGCAACAGCGACACCACTCGGTACAAACGTGCAATGACATGTCAGTAAAATATTCCGCTGGAATAATCAAGCGGTCGTTTGGATAAAGATTCAGTTTGGAAaatcaaactgaaaaaaaaaaaaaaaacattaaataaacctACTGTGGTTCTCTCGAGGTAGAATTCTGCGAATAAGCGCTcttgtcatctctctctctctctctctgtctctcacacacacacacacacacacacacacacacacacacacacacacacatatatacacacattgcTGGTTATAAATGCATGGCCAAGTTATCagatttctcttcctctcttccggTTTCACACTTGCACTCCTCCACCAGCATCACGCGCTTTTCTCGGACCTGCGACCCGCAGCGCATGGGCACGTGCACGGTGCGCGCTCTGGACGGCCCACAGCGCGAGCAGGACGGACCTCCGCGGCGCAGGTTGGATCCTCCGTTAGGCACAAACATGGAGCTGCACTGACCGAAACACAGCTTATTGGGAACGGTGATAGACTCACAGCCCTCCTCCGTTATCCGCTGTGAAAACACAAAGGTTTAcgtcattaaataataataataataataataataataataataataataataataataagaaatatactactactactactaataataataattataacaacaacaataataataataataatacaaatatactactactactactactactactactactaataataataataataataataataataataataataataataataagaagaagaagaagaagaagaagaagaagaatacatattacaacaacaacaacaacaataataataataataataataataataataataataataataataatgatagaagaagaagaagaagaagaagaagaagaagaagaagacataatacatattaaagcctaataaatacaaacataaaaaataaaatgtccctTGACTATGTACATTTCACACGTGGCACATCTCAACATTTTATGCCCTGAAATTTCACAACAAGAACACAAGTAAACACGTGTGACGTCATGATAACAACCCGTGGTATGTGAAAATAACTTAATCATGTGATTTTAAAAAACGACAAATTACTATAgggaaaaatgttaaataataataacaataacaataacaataataataacaataataataataacaataataattattgttgttattattattattattgttattattattattattattattattataattatattattattattagtcagcATGTAAAGTGTctaaaaacacatcacaaaaGAATCGTGTGATTTTTCTGTCCGAGTTTTCTAAAGCGAATCACtgctaaaaatataaacaaaacaaaaacccaatATTTTTGTAggtaataatgaaaaataaaaaaggaacagaCAGCTGTACTGTGTGAGGATCCATGTTACCTGGGTGAAAGGCAGCGCCGCACAGCTCTGCGTTTCCGCATCTTTGGAGTTAAATGGCAGCGACAGGATCTCTTTTCTCGGCTCGCTTTTTTGCATCACCCTCTGCCACATCTCCAGACCTTGTCTCTTCCTGACGTCGACGCCGGTGTAGCCTGCGCTCAGGTGAGAGAGTGACGCTGCAGGTGCGCGCGCGTGTACAGAAGGTTCGGGGCGACCCAGGTTCAGGAAGGCTGGAAACGGGGTCCGCTTCAGGGTGGGTTTCCCGAGCAGACCCGGGGAATGACGCAGAAAGTGTGGACTCACTTTAACCACTCGTACTGATCCCCTGACCGGTTCGTCTGCTCCGTTACCGGAGAACTCGAGATCAGAACCCGCCGCGCGCTTGGGAAGGTCCTGGATGAAGTGCCGCGGGAGCGCGCAAAGAGAAGAAGCCAGAGCCAAGAACGTGATCAAACCAAGAGCGCGCATCTTTCTCAGGAGACGATTatacaataacacaaaaaataaatgaagggaAAAACAATCCCCAGGTTTGTTACGGTGAAGTGAATTCGCGGTTCAAGGTTGTTGTTTGGTCACCTTGCTGTCTGAAGTGGAAAGTGAACGCGCGCAGCTCGACTTTATAAAGGTGCATCAGGTGAATTCTGGTCCTTTTAAGTGCATGAATTGGTGCAGTAATGCTCATGATGTCAGGAGTGTAAGACGAGGGAAAGTTAACACGCTACAGCTTTGTGGTTTACAGCAGGTGAGTTTGAGAGGTGGTGACAGCGCGGTGAGCAGCTCACAGACCCGTGGGAACTGCAAAATAAAACCTCATCACTCTGTCCTCGCCTCTTACTGTATGTCTTATGTGTCAGGGCAATCTGTGCATTCTGTTCAAATACAATACATCtagtcaaataaaaaataaataaaacatccaaaTATGAAGTACTTTGAATGGACGTGATTCAAAAATGAATCATAGTTTATTttagtatgtttttattttcctatattttcattatttgcaatattattactattaacaacaacaagaacaataataataataataataataataataataataataataatattaatttaaaaagattcTACAAAAAAGTTCTACAAAGTAAAAGactgtataattaataataataataataataataataataataaaactaaaaaataattattcataaaaAGAAAGCAATAAACACTTATTATATGAGTTAtgattttactgtttatttgatttaatattaCCAGGGCTTTAGTAATATAATAtctgaatatattatatagtaaaatctatgtaataataataataataataataataataataataataataataataataataataaatgcatagCCTAATAATTTCACACAAGCACTGTTGAAGGAAAATGCCAAGCAAAAAACacagcacccacacacatctatattaaatgaaacaccaacatttgatgttttttgtttttatcttatttttatttatatacctttttttttttacagtgaccACATAGGTGTAAATCATTTCTCCTTGAAACGCACATAAGTGATGAAAAAGAAAGCCGTGACCTTCCTGTAATAAACCTGTAAAGCTTTAATATGTTTAGAGCAGCGCTTGAtgtgtctgtaaacacacacagccagttCCCACAGGTaactttcacactctctccatTTAGTGTGTGACTCTCCATCCCACACACCTGCACTAAGGTTATAAATACATCAAAGGTGATAAAGGTTCGAAACATCCATGGCatcactgtctcactctattATTGTTTACTTCCTTTCCCAGGAGAGCGAGTCTGCACATCACCACCGCAATCACATCATCTATTGTAAAGTGAAAAGAGTTCTCTTTTGAAGAACTTCTTTCCTTACACCACCTATTCGCTTTGATTATTAAGCTAATTAGTAGAAATTCTTTCATTAATATCCACAAAACTCAATTTTGACTTTTTAATCATCAGTGTTTTCATGATAACTTTTTATAAGGTTTAAGTTCTCATGCTCTAGGGTTATTACAGTTTTAGGGAATTAGatatctatttatccatccatcctttttctTTAGCACCGGGGGGGACCCTGGACATCACaaaaacccatcacagggcacaatcatacactgacaatttagagattccaGTCACCAACATAGCATGTcttttggactggggaggaaaccagagaacatgGAAACCCACAAGGCAcaagaagaacatgcaaacacattgtagagacaggaataaaaaaaaacctgttggCTGATTGGCACCTTTAAGTTGTCAGTACTGAAtgtgtgaattggtgtgtgagtgtgtgtgattgtgccctgcgatggcttGGTAACTCATCCAGGGTGTCCAACATCTTGTGCTCAGAGGTTCCTTGCAAccctgaagaaagaaagaaagaaagaaagaaagaaagaaagaaagaaagaaagaaagaaagaaagaaagaaagaaagaaagaaagtaagagagtGTAATTCTCTAAGCTTTTTCTAATTGAAGCACTTCTCTCAAATCACCAGCAGGGGGAGACAAAGCAACGCCAGCGTCCTCTGTGTTCCTCAGGACAATCATCAGAAGGTTAATCTGGACAATCATCAGAAGCCGGaacactggaggctccttccatAAATCTCCTGAAAGGCAGCTTCCTCACACTAATGAATacatgagctgttactatagaaacagaaattagagaaagagtgagcgagcgagcgagcgagcgagagagagagagagagagcattattactataaactgtATGTGCTTCAatcacagaaaatgaatcaaccaccttcgaccaatcagaatcctgAATTCAACTCCAAGCCGTGGTACTGACATCTTATATGGAGATGTTTCAGGTGTCTCTAGGCACAGTCATGAAAACCAGTAACAAAAACAATACCTAGAAAGCTCCTTTCTCAAAACTCTTGACGGTCAGAGCAGTCAGATACTGGAACTATCCTCCTACACGGGCTCTCGTTCTCATGCACTTGATGATGAGATGATGAGATCTGGCGAAAGATAAAGATTTGAAGATTTGGGTCAAGAGAAGTATTGCAGTCTATAGGGTCTCTGATGAGGGAATTCAACTAAACATTCACAtagacacacgcatgcacacatgcacacacattctctgTTTCGTGCATGCATCAGGAGCCTGGAAATATGAGAACTGTCTATAGAGTTTCTAGAGAACGAAGGCGTTTTGGATAGAAATCAAaagaagaagattaaaaaaaacataatcatCAGTTGTGTAATAAAAATGCTTTGGAATGATGTGTAGGAGGTAAAACCAGAGATGCATAAACGAGAGACCTAGATAATTGGTCGAGTCCATGGTTACGCCTTTAGAATCGTATTTCAgaatcgtaaaaaaaaaaaaaaaatggaaagaaagaatgattttaaacttttttttaaaagatccatcattttttaaaatcacagaCTGGCTGCATTTCGACTTTAACATGCTTCGAGATTTTTACCTAAACTGTCACCTACACGGTTATATTTGGTATAAAGCGTGCAGTGAAGTGAGTTGCAACTGGTTGCTGTAACTATGTTATCTAGTTAGCAAACAAACAAGCTTTATTTGCTAAGCTCATTTCAAgtaaggaggaaaagaaaagcgCTTTATACTGTCTTATCTTACAAGTCTGCACTGCCTAGAAAGACTCTTTACGCTAATCCGcattagctagcttgctaattTGCTAGTTGTGGAACAGTGGAAATATTGTCTAGCCTGGATAGCTTCTGAATTTAACAAGCTAGTCAAGCCTAATGAGTAATTTTAATCAAGGTCGATGACTAAGGCTTATTGGAAAAGAGTCATCTTTAAGCAGAAAACATTGAGTTAcgattttatataataaacggTCACTAAATATTATGGAGTCAAATAGCATGAGTTTGTCGTCATTTTACACAAAGGgagaaacatatttaataaagcTCTGGAAAAAGCTTTTAGTCCCCACGTAAGAACACATTATGTTTGTCATACATGTATTAGTATAGCAGCTTAGCCAAAGCTCGGGCCTCTGCTACATTTTTGTTGTTAGCATTTTAGTTCACCTGCAATTTGAACTAAAATGCTTTTACGTTGCAAACATGTTTGCTAGATTAGgatatttattgtgttgtttttttttttttttggtgcttcAGTCTACAGAATCATTTGGATTTTCCTTCATCTGTATTTGTCGAAAATTCATCTCTATTAGCACAGTTTCTTGTTTAGCCTAGCATGCGAAAAGAACCAGTTGCTATGTTAACTACTTTGCTAGCTCGGCTCGTCTGTTTTTAGCTAACAATGCCTCACATTTTTTATTAGGTAAGTCACCTAGCTTTCTtacttgtctgtttttctttgcaaGCGTTAGCTAGTTCTGCTACAAGACGTTTTTTCTgacaaaagaaaatgacagtGTTACAACGTGTTACACAAGCGTGAGTGATCTTTCAGCACACATGAGCTTTGTAAAAGCAAATGtttggaaggaaggaaaaggacATGGGTTTAAGTCAGCCATCTGCAGCAGAACATCCAGAGGAGTTTTTAAGTTAAATTAAAGTCTCCACCGTAACCCACAAGGCTGATTCATGTACAATTTCCTCTCATTACTAGTCAAAAGTTTGATGTTTCTCACAGTAGTGGCTCACATTCTGAGCAAaacgtagagagagagagaaagagagacagaccgagagaaaGTGTATGATGGTGTGATAAAGTTGAAGCAGGAATGCTTTTCTTCAGAATTGTGTTTTCCTATCAGCGAGCGTGGGCTTGTTTTTTATTGGACGTTCAAACGAACTTGAACCAAACTCCCATTTCCACAGAAGGTCAGTGTATGCACATATACAGAAGACCACAAACCACAGATCTCTAtatgctctgtgtgtgagtgagtgtgtgtgtatgtgtgtgtatgtatgtgtgtgtatgtgtgtgagagagagagagtgagagagagaattttttattaaaagggGAAACAAGTCAACACACTAATTTCTTGGAACTTTACTCATTTGGTTCAAAGGGCAACAACCGttgctttatattaatattcatcggttgttactcacacacacacacacacacacacacacacacacacacacacacacacacacacacacgcacatataagCACGCATGCATACGTTTTTCATACCGTCCTTATGAGGAtgattgacataattattaatgaagCTAATTAATACTGTGCTTTATCTGTTGAACCCGACTCCAACTTTAActtaaaaaagacaataaaattttcattaaaaccaaaaacaaataagtaaataaaggctgcaaatattttgtaaaaagaaaaacataaggaaattaaaaaatatatatatatatacagccgAATGTTCCCACAAATTCCAAACTGTCAATAAGATATAAGAACATAACCCCAAACCCCAAcctctttccacacacacacacacacacacacacacacacacacacacacacacacacacacacacaaccaagcAAGCATTCATATCTACACAGATATCTTCAGAGATGCAATAACAACGCACATTCAGTAAATTTGCCTGAATGTATTGCAACCCTGTAACCAGAAATGAATGGACAATTACGAAGTGATGAGTCAAAGCCAACAGCCTGAGATGACTGTTCAATGTTTAGATCTGACTGTCACTTTTACAACACACAGTGAAATGGGGAAAACATCAGAGCCAGAACTCAGGTAAAGAATAAACAGGTAAACAGAATATTGTTGCATTTAGGAGAAAGGTTGGGAAAGATGTCTGAGAAATGACGCTGCTGTTGTAATGCCTTAAATGTCGTAGGGGGCGCTATGGAGCTGACATGCAGGAATTtctagtgtgcagtgtgtgtccaGATTAGATGTTTGTGGTTTAACATAACTGACACGGCACGTGAACCGTTTGAGTATTGAGCTGATCTAGGAACAGTTCACTCAGCTTCACATGCTCTGCCTTCATTTGATATAACTACTCTTAGATCAGACTAGATCAGACACTAGGCTGCTTATGTGTTACACACATCTGGGCTAATAATTTGGAAGCAGTTTGTCTGATTCCATTCCCTGTCCAAGATATTATGCATGTTAAATTAACAGATGCTGATCTAGGGACAGCTCAAGCTCAACGTCACGGACGAGCCGAAGTTAATATAGATATCAGACTATAACAGTTCGATCCAGGAACCATGATCGGATCCGTTtcatcctaacacacacacaccagccttCAGTGTGTTGACATCTGATCCAGAAACAGAGCCTTTATCCACATCTTTGCAGATATTCAAATAAATCTGATCCTGGTTCAGTTTAGGCTTTAGATCGGACTAAGATCTAGATATCTGGAATGGTGTATGCAAATTAAATTGAACCCAGATTAGATCCAGATGATCTAGGAACAACACAGTGAAACATTGTTCATGTCCTCGTATTCCTCAGATAAAGGAAACCTCAGAAACTCTTGGTGTGCACAGTTCCTCTTTGTACAGTGTCGCTCTTCTCCTTTATGGCCACATGGGTGGCACTGAAACAACTTTCAAACCACAAGCAGGATTTCAAATGTTGGGTGTAGTTCTGATCGGCAGCACATGAGGGAACAGCAACGTCAGGACACAAAGGTTTCACAATCAGGGAGTAGAGTAAGGCCCAGAAGACActttcatatctctctctctctctctctctctctctctctctctctctctctctctctctcttctttcttcaaTCATAGAAAGAGTTAATTATGTGGGATTTCAGCAAAGATagaatgagacagagacagagagtttgtgtgtgtgtgtgtgtgtgtgtgtgtgtgtgtgtgtgggccaggTATCTGAGACTGTTGTCCTGAAATAGGCCTTTGTCTGTTCTGACAGACACATCAGTCCACCCAGAAAATAGTGCACATATTTTCTATCTAATTAGATGTTATTATtgagtgtctcacacacacacacacacacacagacagtcattTATTGCTTGCCTATTGTGGTCTGaatgtattcacacacacacacacacacacacacacacacacacacacacacacacacacacacacacacacacacacacacacaccacacacacacacacacacacacacacacactcacacacacacacacacacacacacacagtcagtcagtcattgcTTACCTATTGTGTTATGaatgtattcacacacacacacacacacacacacacacacacacacatagacagtcATTTATTGCTTGCCTATTGTGGTCTGaatgtattcacacacacacacacacacacacacacactcacacacacacacacacacagtcagtcattCATTGCTTATCTATTGTGGTCTGaatgtactcacacacacagacacacacactttataaaaaaactttcttttataaaatgacattaacTTTCACTAGCCAAAACGGTTAACATAAGGTGCAGTTActgtagatatacagtatgtggcatGTAGTGATATGGCAAGATAAAGAGTTACAAGACTTtcaaaaatgtgattaaaaaatcCCCCCAGTGCCTTTCCTTTCTCGAGAATATGTAATACAGGGCCCTATAGGCTCcgttattacatttacagcatttagcagacgcccttatccaaagcgacttacattttatctcatttttatacaactgagcaattgagggttaagggccttgctcaggggcccagcggtggacatgggaatcaaactcacaaccttccgcttggtagtctaacaccttaaccactaggttaccacatccctCGTTATGTGCATTAAAACATGATAGCCCGCTCTCTCGATTGCCCATTCAGTGGAAAATATGTGATGCAGTAGCCTCTAGGTGCCCAAAATATAAGACAACCTCAAGAAGTGCCCCCTAGGATACAACTACAAATAAGAAAACATCATGACGTGCCCCCTATGTGCTCATACATTTAAGAACACAGGATTAAATGTTATAACATTAGAAAGTGCCCACAAGGACGATTATATTTGTAGGAAAACCTGGAAACGCCCCTAAATGCCCTCTAGGTGCTTTAATGTGTGAGAAAACCATCATGAAGTGCCCTTTAGGTCTTTTTACATGGGAGGTATCATGACTAAATGCCCTCTTGATGTTCTTACATATGAGAAAACATTATGAAGTGCCCTCTTGGATAGGATGACCATTCTTGTTAGTAAACAAATGCCCTCTAGGTGCCTCTGTAGTATAAACCATAAGTAAAGTTGCGGTCACACTCTGTGTaggagtttattttattacccCCTGTTCCTGAGACAGTCCGAGTGTGCGTGATTTTGTCTCCATTCTACACCAGATCATGATTTTCATACATGTTCGTGCGAATAAATTGCACGAATCAGACAGGAAGCTGCCTTTAAAACGCGCTACAAGCATCAAAACGTACGATCTGCGTGAGAAAATCGAATGGGGGGGAAAATGCAAAAACTGACACgaagtgaaaataaaagcaaatgcactacgtgtgaaaaaaaaaaaaaagtgttcacacGTGAAGTACGTGTGATAGacagagctgtgtgtggagGAGGAAGCAGAGAATTTTGGCCTCAAGTCAAATCTAGTTAATATTCCCGGTTGTATAAAGTGTGTTAaacactgctgtctgtgtgtcaccgtgtgtttgtttgctttttttgttgttttcttttaactGAAAGTCGCTCCGACAACAATCAGACCGGTCCAGACAGTACATGAGACATCTAGCCATAACTACACCTGTCTGGTCCGGGTGACTTACAGCAAAACACCAGCTCTGTCTCACAGGGCGTGTTTATCTTATCGGCTGTCGGTTTTACGCTTCAGTCCAGCTCACAtcatgtctctgtctttctttctctttctaagCACTGATTACTGAGCCGTTATCAGCGCCGCGGCCATAAAAAACGACTAGACTGTAACTGCAGGGCATCAGATAAGAGCCATTTAAGAGTCTAATTGTGTTAGATGATGTAAGTGTAGCAGTAACGACAACAACAGGAGCAAAAACCCGaccgatacgatacgatacacATCCAGACCATGAAAACgttctctttgtttttaatgatgtttataCGAAACAtaaagggagtttttttttagcgCAAAAGGAAACTACGATTAACAAaccacattttgtgtatttgctgaTTCCtttgcctaaaaaaaaaaacaacaaactcaaCCTCAGGTGTTACTTTCACCTCAAGATTTTCAGAAAAGGAATGAGATATCGCTGCAAATTAGAATTCATTTCAACTGTCATAGATttactgctgctac encodes:
- the dand5 gene encoding DAN domain family member 5, with the translated sequence MRALGLITFLALASSLCALPRHFIQDLPKRAAGSDLEFSGNGADEPVRGSVRVVKVSPHFLRHSPGLLGKPTLKRTPFPAFLNLGRPEPSVHARAPAASLSHLSAGYTGVDVRKRQGLEMWQRVMQKSEPRKEILSLPFNSKDAETQSCAALPFTQRITEEGCESITVPNKLCFGQCSSMFVPNGGSNLRRGGPSCSRCGPSRARTVHVPMRCGSQVREKRVMLVEECKCETGREEEKSDNLAMHL